CATTCTCCTCCCTTAGTGTACTCAAATGAATACCCACATTTAGCATCGGGTTCAACCTAGCGCCCTGAAAAATATCACGAAGACCGTCAGTATGCCAGCCCATCTGCGTAAATTTACTGTCAGGGCCATTGATATAATGGTTAAACACCATACCATCTTTTTCTTCTGTGCCTAAGCGGGCTCCGGGACCAACTAGATCCAACAATTTCTGAAAACGCGGATCTAATGAAAATTCTTTTAATACCGAATGATGCTGATTGATGAAAGCAAAGCGTTGGACAATCTTCTTCCCATTCAGATCCACGCCATATTTGATGGGCACACCATTAATCTTTTCCACATTTCCATCAATCCACCGTTTTTCCACTTCCTTAGAAGCTTCTATGATAGCTTGCACCGTTTCAGG
This Olivibacter sp. SDN3 DNA region includes the following protein-coding sequences:
- a CDS encoding phytanoyl-CoA dioxygenase family protein → MATSYQTFRLADRLTEEQLDFFNAHGFIHFKHFIKPETVQAIIEASKEVEKRWIDGNVEKINGVPIKYGVDLNGKKIVQRFAFINQHHSVLKEFSLDPRFQKLLDLVGPGARLGTEEKDGMVFNHYINGPDSKFTQMGWHTDGLRDIFQGARLNPMLNVGIHLSTLREENGGLRILPGTHRQNLYQLLFRKKYFVSHDTDPSELAIMPEAGDLTIHDGRLWHRVAKSNVVGEESRRRVIYIPIIAGKYAPKNENSPTLFYQRFAGIVK